The Coregonus clupeaformis isolate EN_2021a unplaced genomic scaffold, ASM2061545v1 scaf2902, whole genome shotgun sequence genome includes the window tttcacaacagatatattctgctgtactgactagttgttgaaaggctagaaaggagctcactgactgatagtctaagtctctaactctcattctcttaccagccgagcgagttcgttcccctcctccagggtttccttccacacccttcaaataaaacacaaagcatttcaactttcctggcttcctatttatctgttgtttattttacccacacctcctggagtgctgctggtgacagagaatggcagtgaaggtgagagctgacgtggtactcacctctccctaagggattttttgccctgagacaccagccagtcgctcatgtgctccatggtgacatggggcgagacccaacctcgactctggagcagcagatagtggaccatgagcttcttctgcaagatgaggtaaggtgtgagaccgtgccactaaagaccatataatgtgctttcagaagggctTCTCGtaacatttcacaactgctcatgtctcacaatttgcaagtgatcttatgaccatcttctctaaactatcttgaaataaaactcttgttttgggattaaatctctctctttttttctgtggttactgtttttgtgggatgaatcttacctgtttattgtaatatacttcctcccagcaggcctgcagagtctgaaaataaaggctgcttctacagaattcctttgaagataattaaaataattatgctttattaggtacattatgcacaggcatttacagtatgccaaaaggaatatctcctaagattaccttagtgggaccataagtgaactcaggaatgctcccaaccctatccatggtcagagggggacgaaatgcagcgctataaatatacgggatgctctagagcaggtgtgtcaaacgtacggcccgcgggccgaatcaggcccgcaaacgggtttaatcgggcccgcgagatgattgagaaaaaaaattataatatttaaaaaatataagtataaaaatgcgctgcaatttttcaataaaataaactgctgttccaattgcgtccactggatggcgcaatagcaattgtgttaagcaagcaaactgtttataccggggcagagcaagtaggtcaagcacgtgcagccaatgagctactttgttttgcccgcgatatttattacggcttctacttttaacattatgtgctttggcaccctcattgccccaatatgtctctgtcaaaagagaaaagtggacgcagagtgcagagtgttccaagaaaaatggtcatcctatttattcacggaattgaatgggaaagctgtatgtttggtgtgttcagagcatgttgcagtgctgaaagaatataaccttcgtcgccactatgtgagtcttcatgccgacaaatatgacaactttcaaggacagcggagatgagagaaggtgaatgaactgttggcgggtctgaagaaacagcagtctgtgtttactcacagccgagacatcagtgacgctgcagtgaaagctagctacctcattgctaatgaaatcgcagtggcttcaaaaccatttagtgagggtgaatttgtaaaaacatgcatgatgattgtgtgccctgaaaagcggcaggcttttgcaaatatcagcctgacaagaaacacagttgcagacaggatttccgatctttcagtggatttggacagccagttgaagcaaaaagtaaagtcatttattgcgttttttcggttgcaattgatgaaagcacgggcattacagatgttgcacaactggccattttcatcagcgggagttgatgacacattgaccgtcaccgaggagttcgtggagttggtgccgatgatagatacaacgacagcagctgatatttttaccgcactcgtcggcgcgctggacagggtcggagtggactggtcccgcgctgtcagcctagctacagatggtgcgccctcaatgatcgggaaaaaagcaggcgttgtgacaaagttcagagagaaagtgcaatctgcaaatggaggacgtgattttttgacttttcactgtattttacaccaggaggctttgtgttgcaagtcattaaagatggataacgtcatgaaggtggtcatccaaactgttaatttcatccgatccagaagcctgaatcactgtcagtttgacagccttctcagacagaaagaccacatctatggcctgccataccacactgaggtaagatggttaagccgaggtgctgtgctgaggcgtttctttgatttacgataagaaattgaacagttcatggaagaaaagggcaaaccagtgttagaatttcattccgcagaatggatgcaggaccttgcatttatggtggatgttacagagcacctgaataacttgaacaaacagctgcaagggcgcaacaaagttgtcacgcagtattatgacagcatacgttctttcaagttgaagctgtcattgtgggagacgcaacttgccggtggtgatgcagctcacttcccctgtctgaaaaatgtgtgcgcgacccaacatgtggcagacatgaagcggttcaaagataaaataacgggactgttacgggagtttgagcaatgctttcagatttatgtttatatgtttttatgttgatgtgctattgtttttaattgattttattttatttgtatatttaacctattcttgactctgtggttcttgcacttgtttggggaacaggatttcattatttttatctacatttctgcctgagaaatgacaccctgatatagttctgtgatctgtgaaacagttctgttaatcactgaggcattgtgtgtttgtgtgttctttttctttagaattttcaaataaacttgacgtgttttatgattaatagtgatgttgtgcttgtacgaaatcatctcgcgggccggattaaacccgtttgcgggcctgatccggcccgcgggccgtacgtttgacacccctgacttAGACCTTTTGAGTAGATCGTTGAcagaaaattagaattaaataaattttaatcccactgtaaaaaacacaaaatatgaaGAAATTCAAGGGGTATACCTTTGCAAGGCAAAACAACAATCTCAGCTCTGCATATTTTTCTACGAAGAAACAGAATCATTATATAATTTATTCTGGAATTGTCCCCAtatagcttgtttctggtcacaggtttaggaatggctgaaaaatcaCAACATTCATTTAAAATTAACCCtacaaatagcagtgttgggcAATTTGGAAAACCATAaatcaacaatataataatactcataGAAAAAATATTCATAATTAACTTACAATCTGTGGACATTATGCGATCAGAAAGTTTAAAAATTAATGTAAGACATTCCAGCACAGTTCAAAAATATATGGCTTGTGGAAATCAAAAGAGGATGGTCTatggagataggtgggatgggctgagagtagcagaggggtgggattaaaaagCTCATGATCGGTAATAGTTAGTACTCAGACATCTACATAGTGTTTTCAGTATTATCTATCCAATATGTAATGTGTATAATCAAACCACTGTGTATAAAACTACTATGTATCTAACAAAAAAGCTCTAAAAACTACAATGTTAACTTTTGTCCTCCGTTGGcccaaaataaaaatatatactaGACAAAGctatcatcaacaacaacaaactaaGTTAATTACAGATACAGTTCTGCAGCTCAAATGTCTGTTAAACTAATGAGCAGGGACTCCTCTCACGAAGCCGGCGTGCTTACACCTGGTTTCATTTACACGAATAAGAGTGTGTCACGCTCTGAAAGCGTAGCGTGTCTGGTGAAGCAGGCCAGTTAGACAGCAATGTTCTCACAGTTCAAGCGTTCATTCGGTCATGTCTTATTCACTCAAGAACAGATGAATGGCCTTTCAATCTTCTGTCTGATCACCTTCCCCGACACGGTCATGTTTTTGTGCCTTCTCTTCATGTGTTCTTTCATGTTCTGTCTATGTCTGAAGCATTTAACACAATAATTACACTTGAATGGTTTCTCCTCCGTGTGCAGTCTCTGATGACTAATTAATGCCCCTCTGTCACTGAAGCATTTTGGACATTTAGAACACACAtgtggtttctcccctgtgtgtattctgaAATGCACATTCAACTGAAAGCCAGTGGAAAAAGATTTGCCACACACATGGCAATGATGTGGTTTCTCCCCTCTGTGTCTCTTTATGTGCCGATTCAAATTGGAACTCTGACTGAAACATTGGCCACACTCCTGGCAGGGAAATGGTTTGTCATTGGTGTGAATTCTCATATGCTCTCTAAGATGATGGCTATAGGTGAAACGTTTCTTACAAAAATGACATTGGtgtggtttctcccctgtgtgaatcCTCATATGCATTTGCAGACTACTTCTCTGAGGGAAGCATTTGGCACATTCAGGACAGCGGTGAGGTTTTTCCCCTGTGTGAATCCTGCTATGGTTTTTCAGGTGATCCCGTCGAGAGAATGAATTGCCACAATCCTGGCAGCGGTAAGGCTTCTCCCTTGTGTGAGTCCTCACATGCATTTTCAGAGAAGTGCCAAGGCGAAATGTTTTGCCACAGTCATTACAGTGATACGGTTTCTCACCAGTGTGAAGCCTCATATGCATTTTTAGATTTCCACTCAGAGCGTAACATTTTCCACATTCATGGCAATGAtgaggtttctcccctgtgtggaccatCCTTATATGGACATTCAAAGTTCCAATTGAAGAGAAACATCTGCCACAATCATTACAGCGAaatggtttctcccctgtgtgggtCCTCATATGATTTTTCAGATCCTTAGGAGAGTCAAAACTTTTAGCACAAACTTTACAAAACCTAGTTCTGTGAGTTTGTAATATGTGATCCATCATACCTTTTAGGGATTGACAGCTTTTTCCACAAACACCACAAATGTGTTCCTTATCTTTTCTGTGTCTTCGCAAATGTCTCAATAAAGCCCCAAAGGAGTGACAAGGCCTTCCACACACCTTACAACAAGGACCAGCAGGGCATTCACTAGGTGGTTTCAGATGGGACGTCATGTGAGTTTGTATGTGATCCATCACACTTTCTAGGGATGGACATCTTTTTCCACACACACCACAAATATGTTCCTCATCTTTTCTGTGACTTTTCAAATGAGTCAATAACGTACGCATGGAGTGACAAGACCTTCCACACACCTTACAACAAGTAGGGATTTGTTCTTTTTCTGTCCGTGTCCTCTTTGATTTGCGCATCTTTAAAGCCCCCAGAGGTCCTCCACTCCACTTCGCATCAACACTTCCACGGTTTTCATTCTGAGATGCAGAAGAGCCTGGATTTACTAAAGAGAGGGCCTGAGAGTCACTGGTTGGTTCTGAAGAGTCCTCATGAGGTTCAGTTTTTATCTGTTTAGTTGAAGAGTCTCTGTTCTTGCATGCTTTACTTTGGGTTTTGTTAAGATGTGAGGACTGAGTTGGATACTCATCATACTCACTTTTCACACAGGGATACAGAGTCAATACAGAGTCTTTGGTATTATACTTCAGCTTTTGGCTGGTCCTGAGTACCAcctgttcctctttaatctgtgtgggCTCGGAGTCATCTTGCCCCAGACTGGGGCTCCTTtcctgctcacagtgctgctgctcagggGGAACCTCCTCTTCTGTGGCGTTGAGCTGTTGGTGGTCTGAAGTGAAAAAGAAAGGATTAATTAGCTAGAACTCAAACAATGAAATGATATAGTAGTCTCTGTAAAACCTTGGAGtagtcatacagtgagggaaaaaagtatttgatcccctgctgattttgtacgtttgcccactgacaaagacatgat containing:
- the LOC121531690 gene encoding zinc finger protein 501-like, coding for MRKSKRTRTEKEQIPTCCKVCGRSCHSMRTLLTHLKSHRKDEEHICGVCGKRCPSLESVMDHIQTHMTSHLKPPSECPAGPCCKVCGRPCHSFGALLRHLRRHRKDKEHICGVCGKSCQSLKGMMDHILQTHRTRFCKVCAKSFDSPKDLKNHMRTHTGEKPFRCNDCGRCFSSIGTLNVHIRMVHTGEKPHHCHECGKCYALSGNLKMHMRLHTGEKPYHCNDCGKTFRLGTSLKMHVRTHTREKPYRCQDCGNSFSRRDHLKNHSRIHTGEKPHRCPECAKCFPQRSSLQMHMRIHTGEKPHQCHFCKKRFTYSHHLREHMRIHTNDKPFPCQECGQCFSQSSNLNRHIKRHRGEKPHHCHVCGKSFSTGFQLNVHFRIHTGEKPHVCSKCPKCFSDRGALISHQRLHTEEKPFKCNYCVKCFRHRQNMKEHMKRRHKNMTVSGKVIRQKIERPFICS